The Fluviicola sp. genome contains a region encoding:
- a CDS encoding tryptophan 2,3-dioxygenase family protein, whose product MELTPEILERITLLKAKYDAQGQDLVTYLDSLLYSRMPNYWDYIQVDTLLSLQKTYTDFPDEMVFLMYHQVTELYFKLCLHEFQQISDRKNLDAAFFVEHVQRINRYFEALTKSFEIMVDGMQREQFLKFRLALAPASGFQSAQYRKIEIFSTDFLQLVHKDHRAKYTGKEPIAELFENIYWKEGATDIETGKKTLTLTQFEDRYREEFIQMGEKLRNDNLWQCYLRLPAEDQESPEVIHVLKQNDVNVNINWPLVHYKSAVRYLQKDKGDIAATGGTNWQKYLPPRFQKRIFYPELWSETETAEWGKSWVEAVLN is encoded by the coding sequence ATGGAATTAACTCCTGAAATCTTAGAAAGAATTACTCTTCTTAAAGCGAAGTATGATGCGCAAGGTCAGGATTTAGTCACGTACCTGGATAGTTTGCTGTATTCAAGAATGCCGAACTATTGGGACTACATTCAGGTAGACACGTTGTTGTCTTTACAGAAAACATATACCGATTTCCCGGATGAAATGGTTTTCCTGATGTACCACCAGGTAACGGAACTATACTTTAAGTTATGCCTGCATGAATTTCAGCAAATTTCAGATCGCAAGAACCTGGATGCGGCTTTCTTCGTGGAGCACGTTCAGCGCATCAACCGTTATTTTGAGGCTTTGACAAAGAGTTTTGAGATCATGGTCGACGGAATGCAGCGAGAACAATTCCTGAAGTTCAGACTGGCGTTGGCACCGGCTTCCGGTTTCCAATCCGCGCAGTACCGCAAAATCGAAATTTTCTCTACGGATTTCCTGCAGTTGGTTCACAAAGACCACCGTGCAAAATATACCGGTAAAGAACCGATTGCCGAGCTTTTTGAGAATATTTACTGGAAAGAAGGAGCAACAGATATTGAAACCGGTAAGAAGACTTTGACATTGACTCAATTCGAGGACCGTTACCGCGAGGAATTCATTCAGATGGGTGAAAAACTGCGCAACGATAACCTGTGGCAATGTTATTTACGCTTACCGGCTGAAGACCAGGAATCGCCTGAAGTTATCCATGTGCTGAAGCAGAACGATGTAAACGTAAACATTAACTGGCCGTTGGTTCACTATAAGTCTGCGGTGCGTTATTTACAGAAAGACAAAGGCGATATCGCTGCAACAGGTGGTACGAACTGGCAGAAATACCTTCCGCCGCGTTTCCAGAAGCGCATTTTTTACCCGGAATTGTGGTCTGAAACAGAAACTGCAGAATGGGGGAAGTCCTGGGTGGAAGCAGTGTTGAATTAA